Part of the candidate division KSB1 bacterium genome, AATCGCTAACAGCGTTTTTGACACCCCTGGTATCGATACGGATGGGGATGGATTCGCCGGGTTAAACCTGGACGGTGGTGGCTTTTTGGGAGACGGTGTCCCCGATTTTGCAGCACCACAGCCGCCACCCTCTCCTCCTCTTCAAATCACGACTGGCGATCGTCTGGTTAAATTGGACTGGTCTGCCGCTGATCCCACTAGCCCCGGTTACAATTCGAGTGACCCATCCTTGCCCTTAAATGTTATCAACCCATTCTTGCAGGATAATCCGAACACCGAAGAAGACGAGCGCAAGAATTTTGAAGGATTTCGGGTTCTCCGAAGCCGGACCGGAAAACCGGGCACCTTTGAACTCCTGGCTGAATTTGATTTAGCACAAAATGAATTTGGCAGAAATACCGGCTTATCGTTTACCTTTGAAGATCATGCCAGCAACGGCTCTTTGCTCTATTATTCGGTTGTGTCATTTGACCGGGGTGATCCGGGTATTAATTTAATACCGCTGGCATCCAGCCCGTTGGACAATCTCACCAGGCTTGTAGTTTCTCCGAGGTCTTTAGATCGTTTTTCAGGTGAAATATGGGTCGAGCCAAATCCTTATATAGCAAGTGCCGGTTTCGATAATATCTCCAGCCGTTCAACAGGAAGTCGTTCCTCGATTGATTTTGTCAACGTTCCGTCAAAGTGCACAATTCGAATCCTTACAATTGATGGCGATTTGGTTCATACGTTGGTGCATGATGATCCCAATTTCTCAAGAGTTCGATGGGATTTGTTTAATAGAGACGGCCGGCCCATTGCAAGTGGTATCTATATTTTCTCAGTTGAAATACCCAATGGAGATCGACGCGAAGGCAGGTTTATCGTCATGAAATAGTAGATTCACCTAACTTTGGTTGCAGGTGATACGGCTAGCCGCACGATGAGCTTAAGGATCGGATTCGATTAAGGTATTGTGATTTGCGGAAGGTAACTCACAAAAGCCTCGCAACTGAACTACACGGTTATGTGGTTTCTTAAAACTGTCCTTATGGGCTGTTAACCAATTGGCTCTTCCTGCAATTGGTTAAGTTTCTCTTGCGAGTCAGTTAAAATTCTATAACTTTGGGATGTTATCAAGAAACTAAATAAACTTGTCATTTGGTAGTTGTACTCAATTAGACTTTGGTTTTTTAACTCGAGAAGGAAGCGAAATGAAAAAGCTAACCTTAATTTTGATGACTTGGATCCTTATACAGGGGAATCTTTTTTGGACCCATGGTACTTTCGAGGAAAACCGAAACAATATTTTGGTTATCAACAATGGGGCTGGAGAAGACTTCCGCCATTATAATAACGTCACCCGTTATGATAATTACTTCTCAAAATACACCAAACGTAATTTTGGCCCGGCTTTCAACTGGCATCATTTTAAAGCGCAGGCAATAGCGGAATCGGGGCTTAAGAAAAATGCTAAATCCTATGTGGGTGCTATTGGGCTTATGCAAATTATGCCGGCTACTTATGAAGAGATTATTAAGCGTCATCGGTATATTAAAGGCAGCAGTAATAGCCCAAAGTGGAATATTGCAGCGGGTATTTCCTATAACCGTTCCATATGGAATTTATTTAAGGCAGACCGGCCTTTTCAAGACCGCCTGGATTTCACATTTGGCGCTTATAATGCAGGTAAGGGGAACATTATTAAAGCGCAAAGACGCGCTAAAAGTTCAGGTATAAATCCTGATTTATGGAGTTCTATAGAACAAACATTGCCTAAGGTCACAGGTAAACATAGTAAGGAAACCCTGGGCTATGTAACAAAAATTAAATCCATTAAACAAATATTAAGGTAGGTGTGAATCATGGAATTAGCCATTGTTGTATCAAATTTTATATATGCGATTTTAGGGGCGTTATTGACCATTTCATTTATGGTATTGGGTTATAAAGTACTGGACTGGATTACACCTTTTGATACGTCGAAACAGCTAGGCGAGGGTAATATCGCCATTGGTATTGTTATAGGTTGTATGTTTGTTGGTTTAGGCATTGCTGTGGGTTTAGTAGTTGGCTTAGGGTTGAACTAATTGCTGACATCGCATAATCGTAAATTCAGAAATCTTTCTCGCACCCGGCCCACAAACCGTCAGTAAGTGTTAGGCGCACGCCAATCGTTTTTCAAGAGGAGGCGCATCCAGCATGGACTATCAGTATATTGCGACAAATGGTATTCGTTTGCACGTCGTCCAGGCCGGCCCGAACGATGGACCGCTAGTGATCTTATTGCATGGATTTCCTGAGTTCTCGTATGGCTGGCGACGGCAGATTCCCTACCTGGCGTCGGCTGGTTACAGGGTGTGGGCTCCCGATCAACGCGGTTACAACTTAAGCGATAAGCCGGACGGAATTGCGGCGTACACCCTCGATGAATTAGCAGCCGATGTGATCGGCTTGATGGATGCCGCCAACCGGAAGCAGGCCTTTTTAGTCGGGCATGACTGGGGCGCTGCTGTCGCTTGGTGGGTGGCCGCCAAATACCCGGACCGGCTAGCGAAAATGGTTGTAATAAATGTTCCGCACGGGGCTGTGATGAAGAAGCACTTACGGCGTAATCTCGCTCAACTGCGCAGGAGTTGGTATATATTTTTCTTCCAGATTCCGTGGTTGCCGGAGACACTGGCTCGACTACAGAATTGGAAGACGCCCGCACAAGCTCTGAAGTACACTAGCCGTCCAGGTACGTTTACCAATAATGACCTGGACCATTACCGTCAAGCCTGGTCTCAACCCAAAGCATACCGGTCCATGCTCAACTGGTATCGCGCCATTATGCAGAAGCCACCTACCCCTCCTGCCAACCCACGCATCACTGTGCCGACTTTACTGATTTGGGGAGCCCAGGACAGGTTTTTGGGGCTGGAAATGGCCCAGCCAAGCATTGATCTCTGTTATGACGGACGCCTGGTTTTTATTGAAGAAGCGACACATTGGGTGCAACACGAAGAAGCCGAGCGCGTCAATGAGTTGATCGATACGTTCCTGCGCCACGGTACGAAAGATTGACAGTTGTATTCCTATGTTCCCAGCGCTATTTAACAAGACGTTCGTTGATTTCTCTTTATACTCCGTTTCCTGATAGAAATCCAGGGTTTTCCCCTTTTATTTTCAGGGTTTTCCCTATTAACATTAGAAAACAAAGTTTATTATTTTAAATATCAGAGAACCTGTGTACTATAGTTAGCTTTTCTTGTATTAGTTAATTTTTCCTTTTGAGTCAATAAATAAATTATAAATCCGAGTGGGTATTAATGAAGGTCATTTGTGTTGTCATGCTATTTTTCGTCTTCCTTTCACTACCTTATAAATATGGCGAACCAAAAGCTAAGATATTACTCAATGGACCGATGATCCAAATTAATCCCGACTCCCTATTCTTCGAAACCATGGAAAGCTATGATACTTTATTGGTAGTCAATCATGGGGATGTTGACCTGGTGATTGATAGTGTAAAGACATATAGGGGTTTCGGGTATGGTATTGGGGTTGTAACCAAAGATACAACTTTTGGTTGGTCAGTAGTGAACCTTGACATTGAGCAATTTAAAAGAAATAGATTAATTTTAGCACCCGGGAATACGGCGCAACTGATTGTATTTTCTCCAGACCTGTGTCCGGTTTGCAAATCAAATTCTTTTTTAAAGTTTTTCACTGACACCTTGTTTGTCTATAGTAATGATTCCGCGCATAATCCAGTGAAAATCTTTGCA contains:
- a CDS encoding T9SS type A sorting domain-containing protein, which gives rise to MKVICVVMLFFVFLSLPYKYGEPKAKILLNGPMIQINPDSLFFETMESYDTLLVVNHGDVDLVIDSVKTYRGFGYGIGVVTKDTTFGWSVVNLDIEQFKRNRLILAPGNTAQLIVFSPDLCPVCKSNSFLKFFTDTLFVYSNDSAHNPVKIFASGEGIQSAVEESSIVPEGFILRQNYPNPFNPQTTIEYAIPHPAHVRLEILNTLGQRVAVLIDQKQNAGKHQATWTSNGHPSGTYFFRINSGGFQQTKRMTLVEIKKTTETRSSKVTKAQRDKVTKL
- a CDS encoding DUF350 domain-containing protein, with amino-acid sequence MELAIVVSNFIYAILGALLTISFMVLGYKVLDWITPFDTSKQLGEGNIAIGIVIGCMFVGLGIAVGLVVGLGLN
- a CDS encoding transglycosylase SLT domain-containing protein; the encoded protein is MKKLTLILMTWILIQGNLFWTHGTFEENRNNILVINNGAGEDFRHYNNVTRYDNYFSKYTKRNFGPAFNWHHFKAQAIAESGLKKNAKSYVGAIGLMQIMPATYEEIIKRHRYIKGSSNSPKWNIAAGISYNRSIWNLFKADRPFQDRLDFTFGAYNAGKGNIIKAQRRAKSSGINPDLWSSIEQTLPKVTGKHSKETLGYVTKIKSIKQILR
- a CDS encoding alpha/beta hydrolase; protein product: MDYQYIATNGIRLHVVQAGPNDGPLVILLHGFPEFSYGWRRQIPYLASAGYRVWAPDQRGYNLSDKPDGIAAYTLDELAADVIGLMDAANRKQAFLVGHDWGAAVAWWVAAKYPDRLAKMVVINVPHGAVMKKHLRRNLAQLRRSWYIFFFQIPWLPETLARLQNWKTPAQALKYTSRPGTFTNNDLDHYRQAWSQPKAYRSMLNWYRAIMQKPPTPPANPRITVPTLLIWGAQDRFLGLEMAQPSIDLCYDGRLVFIEEATHWVQHEEAERVNELIDTFLRHGTKD